A single window of Planctomycetia bacterium DNA harbors:
- a CDS encoding PAS domain S-box protein: protein MPEHFPSTIEPSVKRIRSLRVRLPLAMLSLGLLICACGAWLTGRMMLQSNQTAAMRRGGVLVHSVEHAAETIRNANDLQRYVAALGGEEDVNLIVVVAGMPDETPRVVASTRHAWLGDSLDELPDQALQARLRRAIGEHRLISATTQQGASLRLSGPVAADSLLGAFGTRGATVVDLDLRRTAQQWRASVREAALRSVATVLAVTLAAMGVMALTVLRPIAALNAAIVARSLGDRAVRAPVERDDEIGAVASEFNRMLDSVAAGEESVQAHALAMENAWRELEFLRFAFDQHSDVSMTDDRGRITHVNHKFCEISGYDPEELLGRDHRMLNAGFHPPEFWRQMYAVTASGAVWHGEICNRSKDGSLYWVDATIIPHLAPDGRVERYISIRTDISERKRADEALCHERARLKTFVDYAPAAIAMLDRNMHYIAVSRRWLADYHLDEEVVVGRSHYDVFPNIP from the coding sequence ATGCCCGAACATTTTCCCTCGACAATCGAACCGTCTGTAAAGCGCATCCGTTCGCTGCGCGTGCGGCTGCCGCTCGCCATGCTCTCGTTGGGGCTGTTGATTTGCGCTTGCGGCGCTTGGCTGACCGGGCGAATGATGCTGCAGAGCAACCAGACAGCCGCAATGCGCCGCGGCGGCGTGCTGGTGCATTCCGTGGAGCATGCGGCCGAGACCATCCGCAACGCGAACGACCTCCAGCGCTACGTCGCCGCGCTCGGCGGGGAAGAGGACGTCAATCTCATTGTGGTCGTGGCCGGAATGCCGGATGAAACGCCGCGCGTGGTGGCCTCGACGCGCCATGCCTGGCTGGGCGATTCACTGGATGAGTTGCCGGATCAAGCGTTGCAAGCGCGGTTGCGCCGGGCCATTGGCGAACACCGCTTGATCTCCGCCACGACGCAACAAGGCGCCAGCCTGCGTTTGTCGGGACCCGTGGCGGCGGATTCATTGCTCGGCGCGTTTGGTACGCGCGGCGCCACCGTGGTCGACCTCGATCTGCGCCGTACGGCGCAGCAATGGCGCGCTTCGGTCCGCGAGGCCGCCCTGCGGAGCGTGGCCACGGTGTTAGCGGTCACTTTGGCCGCGATGGGCGTCATGGCCTTGACGGTGTTGCGTCCCATCGCGGCGCTGAACGCCGCGATTGTCGCCCGCAGTCTGGGCGATCGGGCCGTGCGCGCGCCGGTCGAACGCGATGACGAAATCGGCGCCGTCGCGTCGGAGTTCAATCGGATGCTCGATTCGGTCGCCGCGGGCGAAGAGTCGGTGCAGGCCCATGCGCTGGCGATGGAGAACGCGTGGCGTGAGTTGGAGTTTCTCCGTTTCGCCTTCGATCAGCATTCCGACGTATCGATGACGGACGATCGCGGCCGGATTACGCACGTCAATCACAAGTTTTGCGAGATCAGCGGCTACGATCCCGAGGAGTTGCTCGGGCGCGACCACCGCATGTTGAACGCCGGCTTTCATCCGCCCGAGTTCTGGCGACAAATGTACGCCGTCACCGCGTCGGGCGCCGTTTGGCATGGCGAGATCTGCAATCGAAGCAAGGACGGATCGCTGTACTGGGTCGACGCGACGATCATTCCGCATCTCGCGCCGGACGGGCGCGTCGAACGCTATATCAGCATCCGCACGGACATTTCCGAGCGAAAGCGCGCCGACGAAGCGCTCTGCCACGAGCGGGCGCGATTAAAAACCTTCGTCGACTACGCACCCGCGGCGATCGCCATGCTGGACCGGAATATGCATTACATCGCCGTCAGTCGGCGCTGGCTGGCGGACTACCACCTCGACGAAGAAGTCGTCGTCGGTCGCAGTCACTACGACGTATTTCCCAATATTCCGG